A genome region from Alistipes dispar includes the following:
- a CDS encoding DUF3987 domain-containing protein produces MVAGFLADEALASSGNRRGGEAEDCTLLRKPQLVTTVISDFTPEAMMSIHQYNPRGIALVVDEIRALFNSVKRYNNRNNLIENLLTAYSGQPLKVIRKSEARPILIKNPCINIIGSAQTNLLSEIFRAEYMANGLLDRFLFVYPKDRRISGWKRDDGTIARPDLVGQWREVLNRIVSLPYPTGVVLNMADDAEEYFYNWYNGIIEEVNAIEDDAEVESRKMKLNGNAARLSLVFLALKWATDGGGMQCVDLESVQAAIRMIGYYEETYRRIQELIVTSNIGESKEAWSSLLGDTFTAGNAIVAGKRVGLSRRSVYYALKLLCCQPNPLLEKIDHGTYSKLRPNKVAAPCTIALSDGETSGGRAGRCILPQSTNVKRLIPIPLQRCPEIELWTKDVYDWCAR; encoded by the coding sequence CAACTGGTAACGACCGTCATCTCGGACTTCACGCCCGAGGCGATGATGAGCATCCACCAGTACAACCCGCGCGGCATTGCGCTGGTAGTCGATGAGATTCGGGCGCTGTTCAACTCCGTGAAACGCTACAACAACCGGAACAACCTCATCGAAAACTTGCTGACGGCCTACAGCGGCCAGCCGTTGAAGGTAATCCGCAAGTCGGAAGCCCGGCCGATCCTTATCAAGAATCCGTGCATCAACATCATCGGTTCGGCGCAGACCAATCTGCTGTCGGAGATCTTCCGGGCCGAATACATGGCAAACGGACTGCTCGACCGCTTTCTGTTCGTCTATCCGAAAGACCGGAGGATCTCGGGCTGGAAGCGCGACGACGGCACCATTGCGCGGCCGGATCTTGTCGGACAATGGCGGGAGGTGCTGAACAGAATCGTGAGCCTCCCGTATCCGACGGGTGTTGTGCTGAATATGGCCGACGACGCGGAGGAGTATTTCTACAACTGGTACAACGGCATCATCGAGGAGGTGAACGCCATCGAGGACGATGCGGAGGTGGAGAGCCGCAAGATGAAACTCAACGGCAATGCTGCCCGGCTCTCGCTGGTATTCCTGGCGTTGAAATGGGCGACGGACGGAGGCGGTATGCAATGCGTTGACCTCGAATCCGTACAGGCGGCCATTCGGATGATCGGCTATTATGAGGAGACTTATCGGAGGATTCAGGAGCTGATTGTCACAAGCAATATCGGCGAGTCCAAAGAGGCGTGGTCGTCGCTGTTGGGCGATACCTTCACGGCAGGCAATGCGATCGTCGCGGGAAAGCGGGTCGGGCTGTCGAGGCGCTCTGTCTATTATGCCTTGAAGCTGTTGTGCTGCCAGCCGAATCCCCTCCTGGAGAAGATCGACCACGGAACATATAGCAAACTCCGTCCGAACAAAGTGGCTGCACCTTGCACTATTGCACTTTCGGACGGCGAAACGAGCGGGGGCAGAGCCGGTCGTTGTATCTTACCCCAGTCGACGAACGTGAAACGCCTCATTCCGATCCCTCTCCAGCGGTGCCCTGAAATCGAACTATGGACAAAAGACGTTTATGACTGGTGCGCCCGATGA
- a CDS encoding ribonuclease H family protein has protein sequence MKEKPVVGIATDGAHSAKERLTHFRAVDLSSGKELFSKAIGNWTNNIGEFLGIVEAVRYVMEHPESPRTIYSDSITAITWYRNKQTASSRRCPALQKAEIFLKVMEARIKDVEVLHWDNRLWGEIPADFGNK, from the coding sequence ATGAAAGAAAAACCGGTCGTGGGTATTGCGACCGACGGTGCCCATTCTGCAAAAGAGAGGTTGACACACTTCCGGGCTGTCGACCTCTCTTCAGGAAAAGAACTCTTTTCCAAAGCTATCGGTAACTGGACGAACAATATCGGGGAGTTTCTCGGCATTGTCGAGGCGGTCAGATATGTCATGGAACATCCGGAAAGTCCGCGAACAATCTACTCGGACAGCATTACAGCCATCACGTGGTATCGTAACAAACAGACAGCCTCTTCACGCAGATGCCCGGCATTGCAGAAAGCGGAGATATTCCTCAAAGTGATGGAGGCAAGAATCAAGGACGTCGAAGTGCTGCACTGGGACAACCGCCTGTGGGGTGAAATTCCTGCCGACTTCGGAAACAAATAA
- a CDS encoding MutS N-terminal domain-containing protein: protein MKKEEIIRRCYGGMKERHGVETIILFHVGDSFEAYFDDAETITRITEVPRFKMTAAGIPAIRISDAALEECRNRLLDAGCKVCVSEVRGVSGRHILKINETNTETGR, encoded by the coding sequence ATGAAAAAGGAAGAGATTATTCGCCGCTGTTACGGCGGCATGAAGGAAAGGCATGGCGTGGAAACCATCATCCTTTTCCATGTCGGAGATTCATTCGAGGCGTATTTTGATGATGCCGAAACGATTACCCGGATCACGGAAGTGCCCCGGTTCAAGATGACGGCGGCGGGTATACCTGCCATCAGGATTTCCGACGCCGCCTTGGAAGAATGTAGAAACCGGTTGCTGGATGCAGGATGCAAGGTATGTGTGTCCGAGGTCCGGGGGGTATCCGGCCGCCACATTCTCAAAATCAATGAAACAAATACGGAAACGGGCCGATGA
- a CDS encoding LPD28 domain-containing protein, with amino-acid sequence MITKENIGNETFESMTINDTPALFTDMRIDRNAVPEGLYAYDIRESDDGDRLATIEPTVMVNHGGTILTRKEFITEKDGYVQIDEYGFEDSMTLEEWLEENN; translated from the coding sequence ATGATTACAAAAGAAAACATTGGCAACGAGACCTTTGAGTCTATGACCATCAATGACACGCCTGCATTGTTTACGGATATGCGGATTGACCGGAATGCCGTTCCGGAGGGACTGTACGCATACGATATCCGGGAGTCGGATGACGGGGACCGTCTGGCGACCATCGAACCGACGGTGATGGTAAATCATGGCGGAACCATCCTGACCAGGAAAGAGTTTATCACGGAAAAGGACGGCTATGTACAGATTGACGAATACGGTTTCGAGGACTCCATGACACTGGAAGAGTGGCTTGAGGAAAACAATTAA